A stretch of the Pan paniscus chromosome 2, NHGRI_mPanPan1-v2.0_pri, whole genome shotgun sequence genome encodes the following:
- the LOC100986141 gene encoding LOW QUALITY PROTEIN: large ribosomal subunit protein uL4-like (The sequence of the model RefSeq protein was modified relative to this genomic sequence to represent the inferred CDS: substituted 1 base at 1 genomic stop codon) has product MASAHPLISVYSEKGESSGKNVTLPAVFKAPIRPDIVNFVHTNLRKNNRQPYAASELAGHQTSAESWGTGRAMARIPRVRGGGTHRSGQGAFGNMCRGGRRFAPTKTWRRWHRRVNTTQKRYAICSALAASALPALVMSTGHRIEEVPELPLIVEDKVEGYKKTKEAVLLLKKLKAWNDIGKLYASQRMRAGKGKMRNRRRIQRRGPCIICNEDNGIIKAFRNIPGITLLNVSKLNILKLAPVGHVGRFCIWTESAFRKLDELYGTWRKAASLKSNYNLPMRKMINTDLSRILKSPEIQRALXVPRKKIHCRVLKKNPLKNLRIMLKLNPYAKTMRRNTILRQARNHKLRVDKAAAAAAALPTKSDEKAAVAGKKPVVGKKGKKAAVGVKKQKKPLVGKKAAATKKPAPEKKPAEKKPTTEEKKPAA; this is encoded by the coding sequence ATGGCGTCTGCTCACCCACTGATATCGGTGTACTCCGAAAAGGGGGAGTCATCTGGCAAAAATGTCACTTTGCCTGCTGTATTCAAGGCTCCTATTCGACCAGATATTGTGAACTTTGTTCACACCAACTTGCGCAAAAACAACAGACAGCCCTACGCTGCCAGTGAATTAGCAGGTCATCAGACCAGTGCTGAGTCTTGGGGTACTGGCAGAGCTATGGCTCGAATTCCCAGAGTTCGAGGTGGTGGGACTCACCGCTCTGGCCAGGGTGCTTTTGGAAACATGTGTCGTGGAGGCCGAAGGTTTGCACCAACCAAAACCTGGCGCCGTTGGCATCGTAGAGTGAACACAACCCAAAAACGATATGCCATCTGTTCTGCCCTGGCTGCCTCAGCCCTACCAGCACTGGTCATGTCTACAGGTCATCGTATTGAGGAAGTTCCTGAACTTCCTTTGATAGTTGAAGATAAAGTTGAAGGCTACAAGAAGACCAAGGAAGCTGTTTTGCTCCTTAAGAAACTTAAAGCCTGGAATGATATCGGAAAGCTCTATGCCTCTCAGCGAATGAGAGCTGGCAAAGGCAAAATGAGAAACCGTCGCCGTATCCAGCGCAGGGGCCCGTGCATCATCTGTAATGAGGATAATGGTATCATCAAGGCCTTCAGAAACATCCCTGGAATTACTCTGCTTAATGTAAGCAAGCTGAACATTTTGAAGCTTGCTCCTGTTGGGCATGTGGGACGTTTCTGCATTTGGACTGAAAGTGCTTTCCGGAAGTTGGATGAATTGTATGGCACTTGGCGTAAAGCCGCTTCCCTCAAGAGTAACTACAATCTTCCCATGCGCAAGATGATTAATACAGATCTTAGCAGAATCTTGAAAAGCCCAGAGATCCAAAGAGCCCTTTGAGTACCACGCAAGAAGATTCATTGCAGAGTCCTAAAGAAGAACCCACTGAAAAACTTGAGAATCATGTTGAAGCTAAACCCATATGCAAAGACCATGCGCCGGAACACCATTCTTCGCCAGGCCAGGAATCACAAGCTCCGGGTGGATAAGGCAGCTGCTGCAGCAGCAGCACTACCAACCAAATCAGATGAAAAGGCGGCGGTTGCAGGCAAGAAGCCTGTGgtaggtaagaaaggaaagaaggctgCTGTTGGTGTTAAGAAGCAGAAGAAGCCTCTGGTGGGAAAAAAGGCAGCAGCTACCAAGAAACCAGCCCCTGAAAAGAAGCCTGCAGAAAAGAAACCTACTACAGAGGAAAAGAAGCCTGCTGCATAA